In the Bacillus shivajii genome, one interval contains:
- the asnA gene encoding aspartate--ammonia ligase, translating to MSTVIIPPDYEPKLGMKETEKALHFVKDQFEKKLSEHLHLTKVSAPLFLKPDTGLNDNLAGVEKPVTFTVKEAENTNVEIIHSLAKWKRMALKRYDFTYGEGIYTNMNAIRAEEELSNLHSIYVDQWDWEKVIAKRDKSEKYLQKTVKDVYQVFKDTERYLNELYPFLGEILPEEISFITTQELEDRYPNLSPKERENKIAEEKKAVFISQIGDELKSGTKHDERSPDYDDWYLNGDIVLWYPVLNRAIEVSSMGIRVDKDALLSQLKKAKCEQRLNLEYHKMVRDEELPYTVGGGIGQSRVCLFLLRKAHIGEVQASVWSDKIIKECERARIHLL from the coding sequence ATGTCAACAGTCATTATTCCGCCAGATTATGAACCGAAGTTAGGTATGAAAGAAACAGAAAAAGCCCTTCATTTTGTCAAAGATCAATTTGAGAAAAAACTAAGTGAACATTTACACTTAACAAAAGTTTCTGCACCATTGTTTTTAAAACCGGATACGGGATTAAATGATAACCTTGCTGGTGTTGAAAAGCCGGTTACTTTCACAGTGAAAGAAGCAGAAAATACAAATGTAGAAATCATTCATTCGTTAGCAAAATGGAAAAGGATGGCATTAAAAAGGTATGACTTTACATATGGCGAAGGTATATATACAAACATGAATGCGATTCGAGCAGAGGAAGAGTTGAGTAACCTTCATTCCATATACGTTGATCAGTGGGATTGGGAAAAAGTTATTGCAAAAAGAGATAAAAGTGAAAAATATCTTCAAAAAACGGTAAAAGACGTTTATCAAGTTTTTAAAGATACAGAACGTTACCTAAATGAACTTTATCCTTTTCTTGGTGAGATTTTACCGGAGGAAATTAGCTTTATTACAACACAAGAATTAGAAGACAGATATCCGAACCTTTCACCAAAAGAACGAGAGAACAAGATTGCTGAAGAAAAAAAAGCTGTTTTTATTTCTCAAATCGGTGATGAGTTAAAGTCGGGGACAAAGCATGACGAAAGGTCACCAGACTATGACGATTGGTATTTAAACGGTGACATTGTTTTATGGTATCCAGTTTTAAATAGAGCGATCGAAGTGTCCTCAATGGGGATCAGGGTTGATAAAGATGCTTTATTAAGTCAGCTTAAAAAAGCGAAGTGCGAACAAAGACTTAATTTAGAGTATCACAAAATGGTGCGTGATGAAGAGCTGCCTTATACAGTCGGTGGAGGGATTGGCCAATCAAGAGTATGTTTATTTTTACTAAGAAAA
- a CDS encoding cupin domain-containing protein: protein MTTSNQSKTITHKLTGEEITFLKSSEDTRGEYEYIEVYLPPKGEGPPLHYHRSFEEEFEVIDGELKLIIGEEERILTAGELLTVPKKTHHMFLNASNERPVTFRVKLTPAHHFETSMRIIYGLIEDGEVDEKGMLKSKMYTAIVLDMQDSRIVQVPKIVQKFVLDRLAKRGKKQGIDEMLIKKYVKA from the coding sequence GTGACAACGAGTAATCAGTCAAAAACGATTACACATAAACTGACAGGAGAAGAAATCACCTTTTTAAAATCGAGTGAAGATACTAGAGGAGAGTACGAATATATTGAAGTTTATTTGCCACCAAAAGGTGAAGGTCCACCACTTCATTATCACCGTTCTTTCGAAGAAGAGTTTGAAGTTATTGACGGTGAGTTGAAGCTTATCATTGGTGAGGAAGAACGAATACTTACGGCTGGTGAATTATTAACCGTTCCGAAAAAAACTCACCATATGTTTTTAAACGCCTCAAACGAACGTCCTGTCACTTTCCGAGTGAAACTAACACCTGCGCATCACTTTGAAACGTCGATGCGAATCATTTATGGCCTTATTGAAGACGGTGAAGTAGACGAGAAGGGGATGCTAAAGAGCAAAATGTATACAGCAATTGTCTTAGACATGCAAGATTCAAGAATCGTACAAGTGCCGAAAATCGTCCAAAAATTTGTTCTCGATCGTCTTGCAAAAAGAGGGAAGAAACAAGGCATTGATGAAATGTTAATAAAAAAATATGTGAAGGCTTAA
- a CDS encoding SMC family protein — MNEDQLIQKVFYKTYMEENENRQPLQVLGEAFFTEQKKDEADLPAIRFAQGEVYYHNKDLEAAIYKWENVNNDLKAWAKKNIGDAYYELGWLNEAEKVYTSIETDSTVLSVETSLQLVSLYSDKNNLERVYQYIHKAISIDPDYPDVTELARTFYEDQEDDQRAVELAVSESIRTASVKWFDVLKGYIDKGYTKDFPPSYFQEILKVVYEVDERMFSQITKALWNNYKKRDTVLAWVHTANILFSEIGEARGNSRYDLSVIHYECYLELMSGEYLLSQLETVVPSLLSNWLNFTNEKSGLFPAAAIMAWNEYFPASLNGDTLKESERVLFDFNHDEATMNETLDLLQSLLTWAESNQLQMGEKTRWVVSRFADLNKKFMLVTGTVGSGKSSVINSILQEELVGEEPATMFIKPSETRELIEVTEEGNKIVHDISNLKEDALLELEWQSPILQQLDCSLISSPKIIENIQQEHTPYDYLNLVDGLLYIIDTRHAFQEEELQVLLEIYERAPDLKVHFLLHDADGTPMEKRGLQEARSKINQLFPEAKVISYSSFSKDGAQAESLVKFLNERVSIHKESHHVEQKTTRALSLIRLVLSELMTKRTAMEDSCNENVVFNEDIIGRLKALVNTLNDTEHEKVRTITESYRAVKEGAKHDVRKDLPKLLRECAEEIKEDSDFRVLHDELNDVMNKKIKGYLEEQIMPKLSDNLQQWLNDSENELRETQQYLDETSESLNALYEQNKIKLNCDFQTISDWRRDINRFTHRIEIGQENIMNRQKPTQLLLKSAGKLFGNIQHNNNMLFSQYKKHVENSDYEDVTHSIIHKFFLEFDLFEKALKADVSIFFEEPFEQLNRSITEAESERDSVKRKLEIMKENPHLFYDPMKIFEVRLLQCEIMKKTSENDPNVIY, encoded by the coding sequence ATGAATGAAGATCAATTAATACAAAAGGTGTTTTACAAAACATATATGGAAGAAAACGAAAACAGACAGCCACTTCAAGTACTAGGTGAAGCCTTCTTTACAGAACAAAAAAAAGATGAGGCTGACCTACCTGCTATCCGTTTTGCGCAAGGAGAAGTATATTATCATAACAAAGATCTAGAAGCGGCGATTTATAAATGGGAGAATGTAAACAACGATTTAAAAGCATGGGCTAAAAAAAATATTGGAGATGCTTATTATGAACTTGGCTGGTTAAATGAGGCAGAAAAAGTGTATACATCGATAGAAACAGATAGTACTGTGCTCTCTGTTGAGACCTCATTACAATTAGTCTCTCTATATAGCGATAAAAATAATCTTGAACGCGTCTATCAATATATTCATAAAGCCATTTCAATTGATCCGGATTATCCTGATGTAACAGAGCTTGCGCGCACTTTTTATGAAGACCAGGAAGACGACCAACGTGCAGTTGAATTAGCTGTCAGTGAGAGTATACGTACAGCATCTGTAAAATGGTTTGATGTTCTTAAAGGGTATATTGATAAAGGATATACGAAAGACTTTCCACCTAGTTATTTTCAAGAAATACTCAAGGTCGTGTACGAAGTAGATGAGCGGATGTTTTCACAGATTACTAAGGCCCTCTGGAATAATTATAAGAAAAGGGATACAGTGCTAGCTTGGGTTCATACTGCTAACATACTTTTTTCAGAGATCGGTGAAGCAAGAGGGAACTCTCGGTATGATTTATCGGTTATCCACTACGAATGTTATCTCGAATTAATGAGCGGCGAATATTTACTTTCACAATTAGAAACGGTTGTTCCAAGCTTATTAAGTAACTGGTTAAATTTCACAAATGAAAAGAGTGGCTTATTTCCGGCAGCTGCAATTATGGCGTGGAATGAATATTTTCCTGCCTCACTAAATGGAGATACTTTGAAAGAGTCAGAGAGAGTGTTGTTTGATTTTAATCATGATGAAGCGACGATGAATGAAACGCTTGATCTATTGCAGAGCTTATTAACTTGGGCGGAATCGAATCAGTTGCAAATGGGTGAAAAGACAAGGTGGGTCGTTTCAAGATTTGCAGATTTGAATAAGAAATTCATGCTGGTAACGGGAACAGTCGGAAGTGGAAAGTCATCTGTCATAAATTCGATCCTTCAGGAGGAATTAGTAGGTGAAGAACCTGCAACAATGTTTATTAAACCGTCAGAGACGAGAGAATTAATTGAAGTTACTGAAGAAGGAAATAAAATCGTTCATGATATTTCAAATCTTAAAGAGGATGCTTTACTAGAGCTTGAATGGCAGTCACCAATTTTACAGCAACTGGACTGTTCGTTGATCAGTTCTCCAAAAATCATTGAGAACATCCAGCAGGAACATACACCATATGATTATTTAAACTTAGTGGATGGGTTACTTTATATCATTGATACACGTCATGCGTTTCAGGAGGAGGAATTACAGGTTCTGCTCGAAATTTATGAGCGAGCTCCTGATTTAAAGGTACATTTCCTCTTGCACGATGCGGATGGAACACCTATGGAGAAAAGGGGCTTACAGGAAGCTCGTTCCAAAATAAATCAATTATTCCCGGAAGCAAAAGTAATTTCTTACTCCTCTTTTAGTAAAGATGGTGCACAAGCGGAAAGCTTAGTAAAATTTTTAAATGAAAGAGTATCTATTCATAAAGAATCTCACCATGTAGAGCAGAAAACTACTAGAGCTTTATCTTTAATTCGTCTTGTTTTATCGGAATTAATGACGAAACGAACGGCAATGGAGGATTCGTGTAATGAAAATGTCGTTTTTAATGAGGATATCATCGGTAGGCTAAAAGCTCTAGTGAACACTCTCAATGATACGGAACATGAAAAGGTGCGTACGATTACCGAATCTTATAGAGCGGTTAAAGAAGGCGCAAAGCATGACGTGAGAAAAGACCTTCCTAAACTGTTGCGAGAATGTGCAGAGGAGATTAAAGAAGACAGTGATTTCCGAGTGTTGCATGATGAACTAAATGACGTAATGAATAAAAAAATAAAGGGATATCTAGAGGAACAGATTATGCCGAAGTTAAGTGATAATCTACAGCAATGGCTTAATGATTCGGAAAACGAACTTCGCGAAACCCAACAATATCTTGATGAAACGAGCGAGTCATTAAATGCATTATATGAACAAAATAAAATCAAGTTGAATTGTGACTTTCAAACCATTTCTGACTGGCGTAGAGATATTAATCGATTTACACATAGAATTGAAATTGGTCAGGAAAATATTATGAATCGTCAGAAGCCAACACAATTGTTGCTGAAAAGTGCAGGAAAACTATTTGGAAATATACAGCACAATAACAATATGCTGTTTAGCCAATATAAAAAACATGTAGAAAATAGTGACTATGAAGATGTTACTCATTCAATTATTCATAAATTCTTTTTAGAATTTGACCTGTTTGAGAAAGCTTTAAAAGCAGATGTTTCTATATTTTTTGAAGAGCCTTTCGAGCAATTAAACAGAAGTATTACAGAAGCTGAATCTGAAAGGGATTCTGTAAAAAGGAAGCTTGAAATAATGAAGGAAAACCCACACCTTTTCTATGACCCTATGAAGATATTTGAAGTTAGGCTTTTGCAATGTGAAATTATGAAGAAAACAAGCGAGAATGATCCTAATGTCATTTATTAA
- a CDS encoding L-lactate MFS transporter, with protein sequence MKNTKNRWLIALSAIAIHLSIGAAYAYSVYTNPIHDTMGWSTTGITLSFTIMMALAGFAAAFFGPFVEKHGPKKSAILAAILFGLGQAGAGVAVAIDSLLLFILTYGLASGLGMGLGYISPVSTLVKWFPDRRGLATGMAVLGFGTGALITAPVAASLMEAISISVTFYILGVSYFILMVLGASYIAPPPEGWMPEGMRKDIATGKKVVKKDLSQLTAKEAVRTRRFWMLWSMMLINVTAGIMMISVASPMAQEVVGLSAAGAAAMVGIMGIFNGGGRLGWAAISDYIGRPAVFMTFFVLQFIAFLTMPNITNVLLFQVLVFIVVSCYGGGFSNLPAFIGDLFGTKQLGAIHGYLLTTWSLGGIFGPLLVTQIREMTQSYIPVFYVFTALILLAAFVSVFLQLDIKKIEHEKEKQQQQETA encoded by the coding sequence ATGAAAAATACGAAAAACCGGTGGCTCATTGCTTTATCAGCGATTGCCATCCATCTATCTATTGGTGCCGCTTATGCGTATAGTGTCTATACAAATCCTATTCATGATACGATGGGCTGGTCAACGACTGGAATCACACTTTCGTTTACAATAATGATGGCGCTCGCAGGGTTTGCAGCTGCCTTTTTTGGACCATTCGTAGAAAAACACGGTCCAAAGAAATCTGCTATTCTTGCTGCTATTCTTTTCGGGTTAGGGCAAGCTGGAGCGGGTGTCGCCGTTGCTATTGACTCTCTTCTTCTATTTATTCTCACGTATGGTTTAGCAAGTGGGTTAGGTATGGGTCTCGGTTATATTTCACCAGTCTCAACTCTTGTTAAATGGTTTCCTGACCGTAGAGGCTTAGCAACGGGGATGGCTGTATTAGGATTTGGTACAGGAGCTCTTATTACTGCTCCTGTTGCAGCAAGCCTCATGGAAGCGATAAGCATTTCAGTTACTTTCTATATTTTAGGGGTAAGTTATTTTATTCTTATGGTTCTTGGTGCATCATACATTGCACCACCTCCTGAAGGCTGGATGCCAGAAGGGATGAGAAAAGATATTGCGACTGGTAAAAAAGTCGTTAAAAAAGATTTGTCCCAATTAACAGCAAAAGAAGCTGTGAGAACGAGACGTTTTTGGATGTTATGGAGCATGATGCTCATTAACGTTACTGCTGGAATTATGATGATCTCAGTAGCTTCTCCGATGGCACAAGAAGTTGTTGGATTATCAGCAGCTGGGGCGGCAGCAATGGTAGGAATTATGGGGATCTTTAACGGTGGAGGCAGACTTGGTTGGGCAGCGATCTCTGATTATATTGGCAGGCCGGCTGTTTTTATGACGTTTTTCGTTCTGCAATTCATTGCCTTTTTAACAATGCCAAATATCACCAATGTCTTGTTGTTCCAAGTCCTCGTGTTTATTGTTGTTAGTTGTTATGGTGGTGGATTTTCGAACCTCCCTGCTTTCATTGGCGATTTGTTCGGCACAAAACAACTTGGAGCCATTCATGGTTATCTCTTAACAACATGGTCATTAGGTGGGATTTTTGGACCACTTTTAGTAACGCAAATTAGAGAAATGACACAAAGCTATATCCCGGTCTTTTATGTATTTACAGCATTAATTTTATTAGCCGCTTTTGTTTCCGTATTCCTTCAGCTTGATATTAAAAAAATTGAACATGAAAAAGAAAAACAGCAACAACAAGAAACGGCATAA
- the acsA gene encoding acetate--CoA ligase: MVVNTLSAKNETYNLGSYDDVYNSYDWSQAEQQFSWHKTGLVNMAYEAIDRHANSDKADHVALYYSDQSRKEDYTFEEMRDLSNKAGNVLKDIGVTKGDRVFIFMPRSPELYFILLGTIKLGGIVGPLFEAFMEGAVKDRLEDSEAKVIVTTPELLERVPFNELPKLEKVVLVGKDVKEEGKIVDFYQHFDKASKTLDIEWVDREDGMILHYTSGSTGKPKGVLHVHNAMIQHYQTAKWVLDLKEDDVYWCTADPGWVTGTSYGIFAPWLVGASNVIRGGRFSPDDWYQTIEDYEVSVWYSAPTAFRMLMGAGEKVLKKYNLSSLRHVMSVGEPLNPEVVRWGMEVMDLRIHDTWWMTETGAQLICNYPSMDIKPGSMGKPIPGVKAAIVDDQGNELPPNRMGNLAIKKGWPSMMRAIWNRPEKYESYFLKGDWYVSGDSAYMDEDGYFWFQGRVDDVIMTAGERVGPFEIESKLVEHPAVAEAGVIGKPDDVRGEIIKAFISLRDGYEASEELKEEIRTFVKKGLAAHAAPREIEFKKEGLPKTRSGKIMRRVLKAWELDLPTGDLSTMEK; encoded by the coding sequence ATGGTAGTAAACACACTTTCAGCAAAAAACGAAACGTACAATTTAGGAAGTTACGATGATGTTTACAATTCCTATGATTGGTCACAAGCAGAACAACAGTTTTCTTGGCATAAGACGGGGCTTGTAAACATGGCTTATGAAGCAATTGACCGTCATGCAAATTCCGATAAAGCGGATCACGTAGCATTATATTATTCTGACCAAAGTAGAAAAGAAGACTATACATTTGAAGAAATGAGAGATTTATCTAATAAAGCAGGGAATGTGTTAAAAGATATTGGCGTAACTAAAGGAGATCGTGTCTTTATTTTTATGCCTCGTTCTCCAGAACTCTATTTCATCTTACTTGGAACGATTAAACTCGGTGGGATCGTTGGTCCATTGTTTGAAGCATTTATGGAAGGGGCAGTAAAGGATCGTTTAGAAGATAGTGAGGCAAAAGTGATTGTCACGACCCCTGAATTACTTGAGCGAGTTCCATTTAATGAACTACCAAAACTAGAGAAAGTCGTATTAGTAGGTAAGGATGTGAAAGAAGAAGGGAAAATCGTTGATTTCTATCAACATTTTGATAAGGCAAGTAAAACCCTAGATATTGAATGGGTCGATCGAGAGGATGGAATGATTCTTCATTATACATCTGGTTCCACTGGAAAACCAAAAGGGGTTTTACATGTTCATAATGCGATGATTCAACATTATCAAACGGCTAAATGGGTGTTAGATTTAAAAGAAGATGATGTTTACTGGTGTACAGCAGACCCAGGATGGGTAACGGGTACTTCGTATGGAATCTTTGCACCGTGGCTTGTCGGAGCATCTAATGTGATTAGGGGAGGACGCTTTAGTCCTGATGATTGGTATCAAACAATTGAAGATTATGAAGTGTCGGTATGGTATAGTGCGCCAACAGCCTTCCGAATGTTAATGGGGGCTGGAGAGAAAGTTCTTAAGAAATACAACCTTTCTTCTTTACGACATGTAATGAGTGTCGGAGAGCCGTTAAATCCAGAAGTTGTCAGATGGGGAATGGAGGTCATGGACTTAAGAATTCATGATACTTGGTGGATGACAGAAACAGGTGCTCAGCTTATTTGTAATTATCCATCAATGGATATTAAGCCAGGATCGATGGGAAAGCCAATTCCAGGGGTGAAAGCTGCAATTGTTGACGACCAAGGAAATGAGCTCCCTCCAAATCGAATGGGGAACCTTGCGATTAAAAAAGGATGGCCATCAATGATGCGGGCAATTTGGAACCGTCCCGAAAAATATGAATCGTATTTTCTTAAGGGAGACTGGTATGTATCTGGAGATTCAGCTTATATGGATGAAGACGGGTACTTCTGGTTCCAGGGGCGTGTCGATGATGTCATTATGACAGCTGGTGAACGTGTTGGACCATTTGAGATTGAAAGTAAGCTTGTAGAGCACCCTGCTGTTGCAGAAGCAGGAGTTATCGGAAAGCCAGATGACGTTCGTGGAGAAATAATTAAAGCTTTTATTTCACTCAGGGATGGCTATGAAGCGAGTGAGGAATTGAAGGAAGAAATACGCACGTTTGTTAAAAAAGGGTTAGCCGCACATGCTGCTCCTAGAGAGATTGAATTTAAAAAAGAAGGGTTGCCGAAAACGAGAAGTGGAAAGATCATGAGACGTGTATTAAAAGCTTGGGAACTCGACCTTCCGACTGGTGATTTATCGACAATGGAAAAATAA
- a CDS encoding LytTR family DNA-binding domain-containing protein — protein sequence MKNNVVHQFSTFIEDWVPKEASIAIAGGDKYISYLPGRHDIQINQGQPIPSGSITERVYNQKRKVESLVDKSVFGIPYYGVGYPLEDNDSGFKGALTVILPPEYSFQKPTTLSFVVGRMDEIWIPISIEQIIYIESHQKKTLIYTEDGCYQSKYPLKTLEQQLPDTFIRIHRSFIVNISFIKQFSRDISSNLEVTLKDGEGTKLTISQSYVQRVRRILGF from the coding sequence TTGAAAAATAATGTTGTTCATCAGTTTTCTACATTCATAGAAGATTGGGTTCCAAAAGAGGCTTCCATTGCGATTGCAGGTGGAGATAAGTATATCTCCTATCTTCCTGGTAGGCATGACATCCAAATTAATCAAGGACAACCTATTCCTTCTGGAAGTATTACTGAGCGTGTGTATAATCAAAAACGAAAAGTCGAATCTTTAGTGGATAAATCAGTGTTTGGTATTCCGTACTATGGTGTTGGCTATCCACTCGAAGATAATGACTCAGGGTTTAAAGGGGCACTAACCGTCATTTTGCCACCAGAATATTCATTCCAGAAGCCAACAACTCTTTCCTTCGTTGTTGGGAGAATGGACGAAATCTGGATTCCAATATCGATCGAGCAGATTATTTACATCGAAAGTCATCAGAAAAAAACGCTTATTTATACTGAGGATGGTTGTTACCAGTCAAAGTACCCGTTAAAAACTCTTGAACAGCAATTACCAGACACATTTATTCGAATCCACCGTTCTTTTATCGTAAATATTTCTTTTATTAAACAGTTCTCTCGAGATATCTCATCAAACTTAGAAGTAACATTGAAAGATGGAGAAGGAACGAAACTGACGATTAGTCAAAGCTATGTACAGAGGGTACGAAGGATTTTAGGATTTTAA
- a CDS encoding amylo-alpha-1,6-glucosidase has protein sequence MDNFVLRDQDLFLVANINGEVDPSEDGVGLYTKDTRFLSENRLMINGEKPALLSKQPQANHLTSFRYMYEVHDQGAIEIVREPLISNGVFYEKMTFTNYFPTEYQFESVIQFQADFKDMFLVRGFRGGNVGELTGTNQEGNSLVFSYKGKDDLLRKTKVSWDTQLPSSVNGNCVQFDVNLQAKESVEVVVKVTPLFGDNEVVETETYEIARNNLTKKYEGWYASLPTVVTDDQQFMDMYGQAVDDLQMLLVDIGYGDTTVAGIPWYAVPFGRDSIITALFMLSVKPEIAKNTLKTLAAYQGKENNPEKDEEPGKIMHELRFGELSNTGQTPFTPYYGTVDATSLFLVLATEYYHWTKDDNFIKEIKPHLDMALEWVRSKEKSLDNPFVQYKRNAEKGIPNQGWKDSSNSMVHKDGSYAESPIALIEVQGYVYAAKKGLSAVYAELGYSNEGEVLAEEATSLLSEIENYFWMEDEGYYAMALDGDNGQVGSVSSNTGHLLFADVDHKDEIVHRLFGSQLNSGYGVRTMSSSEKGYYPMSYHNGSVWPHDNGMILIGLQKHHFNSASRQLMTQLLEASLHFEDQRLPELYCGHDRGEEDLLVPYLTTCSPQAWAAATAILYVQMIAGVKPNALNKTIEVKPNLLDSMNEWTIEDMKVGFGKLSLKVQRNSDDSVTFEVIENSTGYEIIR, from the coding sequence ATGGACAACTTTGTTTTAAGAGACCAAGATTTATTTTTAGTAGCAAACATAAATGGTGAAGTTGACCCATCAGAAGATGGTGTTGGCTTATATACAAAAGATACGAGGTTTTTAAGTGAAAATAGGTTAATGATTAATGGTGAAAAACCGGCGCTACTATCGAAACAACCGCAAGCAAATCATTTAACGTCATTTCGTTATATGTATGAAGTACATGATCAAGGTGCTATCGAAATTGTAAGAGAGCCTCTCATTTCTAATGGTGTCTTTTATGAAAAAATGACGTTTACGAACTACTTTCCGACAGAATATCAGTTTGAATCAGTCATTCAATTTCAGGCTGATTTTAAAGATATGTTTCTTGTCCGGGGTTTCCGCGGCGGGAATGTTGGTGAACTAACTGGCACTAATCAAGAAGGAAACAGTCTTGTATTCTCGTACAAAGGTAAAGACGACCTATTAAGAAAAACGAAGGTTTCTTGGGATACGCAGTTACCGTCGTCTGTTAATGGAAATTGTGTTCAATTTGATGTTAACTTGCAAGCTAAAGAATCTGTTGAAGTGGTCGTAAAGGTCACGCCACTATTCGGTGATAATGAAGTAGTAGAAACGGAAACTTATGAAATTGCGAGAAATAACTTAACAAAGAAGTACGAAGGTTGGTATGCATCCTTACCGACTGTTGTAACTGATGATCAGCAATTCATGGACATGTATGGACAAGCTGTCGATGACTTACAAATGCTTTTAGTTGATATTGGTTATGGTGACACGACAGTTGCAGGAATTCCATGGTATGCTGTTCCTTTCGGTAGAGACAGTATTATTACGGCATTATTTATGCTGTCTGTGAAACCAGAAATAGCTAAAAATACACTAAAAACGTTGGCTGCTTATCAAGGGAAAGAAAATAACCCTGAAAAAGATGAAGAACCAGGTAAAATCATGCATGAACTACGTTTTGGAGAGCTGTCAAACACTGGGCAGACACCATTTACGCCATATTACGGGACCGTTGATGCAACATCTTTATTTTTAGTTTTAGCAACAGAATATTACCATTGGACGAAGGATGATAACTTCATCAAGGAAATAAAACCTCACCTAGATATGGCATTAGAGTGGGTTCGTAGTAAAGAAAAATCCTTGGATAATCCATTCGTTCAATATAAGAGAAATGCAGAAAAGGGAATTCCAAACCAAGGTTGGAAAGACTCATCCAATTCCATGGTCCATAAAGATGGTAGCTACGCAGAGTCGCCCATTGCTTTAATTGAAGTGCAAGGCTATGTGTATGCAGCGAAAAAAGGGTTAAGTGCCGTATATGCTGAACTAGGCTACTCTAATGAAGGGGAAGTATTAGCAGAAGAGGCGACTTCCTTACTTTCAGAAATTGAGAATTACTTCTGGATGGAAGACGAGGGCTATTATGCGATGGCATTAGATGGAGATAATGGCCAAGTAGGGTCGGTCTCATCGAACACTGGACATCTTCTTTTTGCAGATGTCGATCATAAAGATGAAATTGTTCATCGTTTATTCGGTAGTCAGTTAAACAGCGGTTACGGTGTTCGAACGATGAGTTCTAGTGAAAAAGGATACTATCCAATGAGTTATCATAATGGAAGTGTTTGGCCTCACGATAACGGGATGATTCTTATCGGATTACAAAAGCATCATTTCAACAGTGCATCACGTCAATTAATGACGCAACTATTAGAAGCTTCACTGCATTTTGAAGATCAGCGTCTTCCAGAATTATATTGTGGGCACGACAGAGGAGAAGAGGATTTGTTAGTCCCTTATTTAACTACGTGCTCTCCACAAGCCTGGGCGGCGGCAACGGCTATTTTGTATGTCCAAATGATAGCTGGAGTGAAGCCGAATGCGTTAAATAAAACTATTGAAGTTAAACCGAATTTGTTAGATTCCATGAATGAATGGACAATCGAAGACATGAAAGTTGGTTTTGGCAAGCTATCATTGAAGGTTCAAAGAAATTCAGATGACTCGGTTACGTTTGAAGTGATAGAAAATAGTACAGGTTATGAAATAATTCGTTAA
- the pgmB gene encoding beta-phosphoglucomutase: MSNQINAFIFDLDGVITDTAEYHFNAWSELAKDIGIEIDEEFNEQLKGVSRIESLQRILKHGGKENEFTEQEIIELADKKNDHYKTLIAKVTPNDILPGIVDLLEDIKASGIQIALGSASKNAPFILEQLQLNRYFDYIVDAGKVKQGKPHPETFLTAADHFDVPYETCVGVEDAEAGVTAIKDASMFAVGVGSEPILHKANIIFPETKNLSLEKIKSAFNAES, from the coding sequence ATGTCTAACCAAATCAACGCTTTTATTTTTGATCTTGATGGCGTTATTACAGATACTGCAGAATACCATTTCAATGCATGGAGTGAACTTGCAAAAGATATCGGCATTGAAATCGATGAGGAATTTAATGAACAGTTAAAAGGCGTTTCGAGGATTGAATCTTTACAGCGTATTTTAAAGCACGGTGGAAAAGAGAATGAGTTTACTGAACAAGAAATCATCGAGCTAGCTGATAAGAAGAACGATCATTATAAAACATTGATTGCCAAAGTAACACCTAATGATATTTTACCTGGGATTGTAGATTTACTAGAAGATATTAAAGCTAGTGGAATTCAAATCGCGCTAGGTTCTGCAAGTAAAAATGCTCCTTTTATTTTAGAGCAATTACAGCTAAATCGTTACTTCGATTATATTGTTGATGCCGGCAAAGTAAAGCAAGGAAAACCTCATCCAGAAACATTTTTAACAGCGGCTGACCATTTTGATGTTCCTTACGAGACTTGTGTAGGAGTTGAAGATGCTGAAGCGGGTGTCACAGCAATTAAGGATGCATCGATGTTTGCCGTTGGAGTTGGGTCCGAACCGATCCTCCACAAAGCAAATATCATTTTTCCTGAAACAAAAAATTTATCATTAGAAAAGATAAAATCCGCATTTAATGCCGAGTCATAA